The Humidesulfovibrio mexicanus genome segment CTGGGCGGCGGTGTCGCCACAGCCCTTGCCTCATTTAAAGAGTTTGACCGGGCCGTGGTCTTTAATCCCGCAGCCTTGCACGTAAACACTATCGCGGCTTTAGGCGGTGATAGCGAAAGGGCACAGCTCCTCACCACCGCTTATGTCAGCAGGGGCGATATGCTCACAAACCTTCAGGACCTTATCTTAAATCACGTTGTGGACACCAAAACCGTTGGTACGCGGGTAACGGTGGAAGGCGGCGGCCTGCATGGCGTTAACGGGGTGCTCAACGCCTTTGGCGTTGCCACAAAGTAGAGAAGGAACAGGATTTGAAAACATACCACAACATCGTGCTGTTGCTTGCCGTGCTGACGCTCTCCGCTTGCGGGGTGGTCAGGAACTCGAATTCCCATACCCCTATTCGCCGTATGGGCGAGGCAGAGATGTTTGCCGGGAATCCTCAGGCGCAGGCTTTGGCAGAAGCCGCAGTAAAGGGGAACATCAAGGAAATCGACCGGCTGATAGACGCCGGGGCTGATCCCAATGCCGTGGGCCTGTATGGCATGACCGTACCCGGCTGGCTGTTGTACCACCCGAACAAGGCCGGGTTCCGCAGGTTGCTGGAGCGCGGCGCAGACCCGAACAAGATCTGGTACAATGAGACGAGCCCTCAAACCTCATTGTTGCACGAGGCGACATATATGTCGCCGACATTTGGAACAGACTACTTGAAAATGTGCTTGGAAGTCGGCAAGGGCAACCCAAATCTACTGCCGCCAGATAAGCACTACCGTCCCATCAATCTTGCCGTCAATGCAATGTGCCATGACGCATTTATCATCTTGTACAATGCCGGTGCTGATCTCGACTTCCACTCTGATACAGCCATTGGAAGGTACACCCTTGTACAGGCAGCGGCACAATCAGGGAATTTCGAACTTACCTATTTTTTGTTGCAGCGTGGTGCGGACTACACCTATGTCGGAAAGACTGGAATCAGAAGCCTTAAGGACGTCTTTGATTATAACTTCAAATACACGGGAAAATCCGCCACTGATTCTCGCGACCCTCAATACATGTGGTTT includes the following:
- a CDS encoding ankyrin repeat domain-containing protein, with the protein product MKTYHNIVLLLAVLTLSACGVVRNSNSHTPIRRMGEAEMFAGNPQAQALAEAAVKGNIKEIDRLIDAGADPNAVGLYGMTVPGWLLYHPNKAGFRRLLERGADPNKIWYNETSPQTSLLHEATYMSPTFGTDYLKMCLEVGKGNPNLLPPDKHYRPINLAVNAMCHDAFIILYNAGADLDFHSDTAIGRYTLVQAAAQSGNFELTYFLLQRGADYTYVGKTGIRSLKDVFDYNFKYTGKSATDSRDPQYMWFWRCVDFLEKRGMTFNIMSAKDKDYAVRPAVLDTTPVDYLRKAHQP